Proteins from a genomic interval of Amycolatopsis sp. cg13:
- a CDS encoding response regulator → MSDDQPIRVVLCDDHAMVRAGLRALLAGAGGIEVVGEAATGQEALNLAAALRPDVVLMDLQLGDGMDGVEAIRRLRSTPTPPRVLVLTTYDTDADITRSIEAGATGYLLKAESADELYAAIRSAAAGRTALSPPVADRMMAQLRAPRPTLTDRERDILEQLAQGLGNREIARRLFISEATVKTHLGRIYEKLGVDTRAGAVAVAKEQRLLS, encoded by the coding sequence ATGTCTGACGATCAGCCCATCCGCGTCGTGCTCTGCGACGACCACGCCATGGTCCGGGCCGGGCTGCGCGCGTTGCTGGCCGGCGCGGGCGGGATCGAAGTCGTCGGCGAAGCGGCGACGGGGCAGGAGGCGCTCAACCTCGCCGCCGCGTTGCGGCCGGATGTGGTTCTGATGGATCTGCAACTGGGCGACGGAATGGACGGCGTCGAGGCGATCCGGCGGCTCCGCTCGACTCCGACGCCGCCGCGAGTGCTGGTGCTGACCACATATGACACCGACGCCGACATCACGCGGTCTATTGAGGCCGGTGCTACGGGATACTTGCTCAAGGCCGAGTCCGCCGACGAGTTGTACGCGGCGATCCGGTCGGCCGCGGCGGGACGCACAGCGTTGTCGCCGCCGGTGGCCGACCGGATGATGGCCCAGTTGCGTGCACCGCGGCCGACGCTCACCGACCGCGAGCGGGACATTCTCGAACAACTCGCGCAGGGATTGGGGAACCGGGAAATCGCGCGACGGCTGTTCATCAGCGAGGCGACGGTGAAGACGCATTTGGGGCGGATTTACGAGAAACTCGGCGTGGACACCCGGGCCGGTGCGGTCGCGGTGGCCAAGGAACAGCGGTTGCTGTCATGA
- a CDS encoding serine hydrolase domain-containing protein encodes MSFNHAHWQQRLDTLRAARGVPGASLAVLAGGEVHELASGVLHRGTGVEVTTDSVFLSGSLAKTYTATVVLNLVDAGALDLDTPIVKLLPEFATPDPAATEQITVRQLLSHTGGLTCDFTYDSGRGDDCLARYVEAAAGVALDCPPGTALSYSSVGYAVLGRVIEVVTGKTWDQAVKDLLFAPLGLEHSMTLPEEALRFRVAMSHLGEEPTPAWDLMPRSAGPYGRVIISAGDVARFAKMHLDGGVAADGTRVLSSDAVELMQRRVVDSPDKWTVSADGWGLGWTLYDWNGVAGFGHDGSSVAQHSFLRVVPHAGVAVVLLTNGGDFDRLYHELFSELLRELADVEMPAPFAPPINPPAVDITPLVGTYVREGVLTTISRADDGTARIRYEFVDGMKDLSPPLEAELVPVTETVFAACGENFGANPVPVVFAKLADGSPCVYIGMRATPKTS; translated from the coding sequence ATGTCCTTCAACCATGCCCACTGGCAGCAGCGGCTCGACACTCTGCGCGCCGCCCGCGGCGTTCCGGGCGCCTCGCTGGCCGTGCTGGCCGGCGGAGAGGTGCACGAACTCGCGAGCGGCGTCCTGCACCGCGGGACCGGCGTCGAGGTCACCACCGACTCGGTGTTCCTGTCCGGCTCGCTCGCGAAGACCTACACCGCGACCGTCGTGCTGAACCTGGTCGACGCGGGCGCGCTGGACCTCGACACCCCGATCGTCAAGCTGCTGCCGGAATTCGCGACGCCGGACCCGGCCGCCACCGAGCAGATCACCGTCCGGCAGCTGCTCAGCCACACCGGCGGCCTGACCTGCGATTTCACTTACGACTCCGGCCGCGGCGACGACTGCCTCGCCCGCTACGTCGAGGCCGCCGCCGGGGTGGCGCTGGACTGCCCGCCCGGCACCGCGCTGTCCTACAGCAGCGTCGGGTACGCCGTGCTGGGCCGGGTCATCGAGGTCGTGACCGGCAAGACGTGGGACCAGGCGGTGAAAGACCTGCTGTTCGCCCCGCTCGGGCTGGAGCACTCGATGACCCTGCCCGAGGAAGCTCTGCGCTTCCGCGTGGCGATGAGCCATCTCGGCGAGGAACCCACGCCCGCCTGGGATTTGATGCCGCGTTCAGCCGGACCGTACGGCCGCGTCATCATCTCCGCTGGCGATGTCGCACGCTTCGCGAAGATGCACCTGGACGGCGGGGTCGCGGCCGATGGTACGCGCGTGCTGTCCAGTGACGCGGTCGAGCTGATGCAGCGCCGGGTAGTCGACAGCCCGGACAAGTGGACCGTTTCCGCCGACGGCTGGGGCCTCGGATGGACGCTCTACGACTGGAACGGCGTCGCCGGGTTCGGACATGACGGCAGTTCCGTCGCGCAGCATTCGTTCCTGCGAGTGGTGCCGCACGCCGGAGTGGCGGTCGTGCTGCTGACCAACGGCGGCGACTTCGACCGGCTGTATCACGAGCTGTTCAGCGAACTGCTGCGCGAACTGGCCGACGTTGAGATGCCAGCGCCGTTCGCGCCGCCGATCAACCCGCCCGCAGTGGATATCACGCCGCTGGTCGGGACATACGTGCGGGAAGGCGTGCTCACTACAATCAGCCGGGCTGATGACGGCACAGCGCGGATCAGGTACGAGTTCGTGGACGGGATGAAGGACCTGTCGCCGCCGTTGGAAGCGGAACTGGTGCCGGTGACCGAAACGGTGTTCGCCGCTTGCGGGGAAAACTTCGGCGCGAACCCGGTGCCGGTGGTCTTCGCGAAACTCGCCGACGGGAGCCCGTGTGTCTACATTGGAATGCGCGCTACGCCGAAAACCTCATGA
- a CDS encoding GbsR/MarR family transcriptional regulator, protein MDEDWELAFADDAGRHFARQYGMTPMTGRVIGWLLLCDPQQQTIAELASALRASRSAVTSAISELEEWSWIQRTRTAGERVDRVRLAPDVWLRLLDNQSEYASLSALAQRGLDAMTGQPAERRARLEELAEFTKFLAERMPELAVEWRARREALHRK, encoded by the coding sequence ATGGACGAGGACTGGGAACTCGCGTTCGCCGACGACGCCGGCCGCCACTTCGCGCGGCAGTACGGCATGACGCCGATGACCGGGCGCGTGATCGGCTGGCTGCTGCTCTGCGATCCGCAGCAGCAGACGATCGCCGAACTCGCGAGCGCGCTGCGGGCCAGCCGCAGCGCGGTCACCAGCGCGATCAGCGAACTCGAAGAGTGGTCCTGGATCCAGCGCACGCGAACGGCCGGGGAACGGGTCGACCGCGTGCGGCTCGCCCCGGACGTGTGGCTGCGGCTGCTCGACAACCAGTCCGAGTACGCCTCGCTCAGCGCGCTGGCACAACGCGGGCTGGACGCGATGACCGGCCAGCCCGCGGAACGGCGGGCCCGGCTGGAAGAACTCGCGGAGTTCACGAAGTTCCTCGCCGAGCGGATGCCCGAACTCGCCGTCGAATGGCGTGCCCGGCGCGAAGCCTTGCACCGCAAGTAA
- a CDS encoding SAM-dependent methyltransferase — MTGLEHEPFPPPGIDLSRPSVARVYDYYLGGTANWEIDRQFAERMLRDYPMVRPIAQANRRFLHRAVRHLVRAGIHQIVDLGSGVPTMGHAHEIAEQIAPGKVNVAYVDCEPVAVAHSTSLLREQGDPARHVALHADLRDPPRLWSLLAGSGVIDLDRPIALLLISVLHFGLPPAPGSGRTEDLGPSVVAAYRDLLVPGSYLALSHVTAEGVPPHCEQLLADAKERYAEAGTDLVYRSRAEITGLFGDFALLEPGVTWTPLWHPEEAGPNDQPLLLGAASESLLLAGVARKASHI, encoded by the coding sequence GTGACTGGCCTGGAACACGAGCCCTTTCCGCCGCCGGGGATCGACCTCAGCCGCCCCAGCGTGGCCCGCGTCTACGACTATTACCTCGGCGGAACCGCCAACTGGGAAATCGACCGGCAGTTCGCCGAACGCATGCTGCGCGATTATCCGATGGTGCGCCCGATCGCTCAGGCCAACCGGCGGTTTCTGCACCGGGCGGTCCGGCATCTGGTGCGCGCGGGAATACACCAAATCGTCGACCTCGGTTCCGGCGTTCCCACCATGGGGCACGCGCACGAAATCGCCGAGCAGATCGCCCCCGGAAAGGTGAATGTCGCGTACGTCGACTGCGAACCGGTCGCCGTCGCGCATTCCACCAGCCTGCTGCGCGAACAGGGCGACCCCGCCCGGCACGTCGCCCTGCACGCCGACCTGCGCGACCCGCCGCGGCTGTGGTCCCTGCTCGCCGGCTCGGGCGTCATCGACCTCGACCGGCCGATCGCGCTGCTGCTCATCTCCGTCCTGCATTTCGGGCTGCCGCCCGCTCCGGGCAGCGGCCGCACCGAAGACCTCGGACCCAGCGTCGTCGCCGCCTACCGCGATCTCCTCGTTCCCGGCTCGTACCTGGCGCTGTCCCACGTCACCGCCGAGGGCGTCCCGCCGCACTGCGAGCAGCTGCTCGCCGACGCCAAGGAGCGCTACGCCGAGGCGGGCACCGATCTCGTCTACCGCAGCCGGGCCGAGATCACCGGCCTGTTCGGGGACTTCGCCCTGCTCGAACCCGGCGTCACCTGGACCCCGCTGTGGCATCCGGAGGAGGCGGGCCCGAACGACCAGCCGCTCCTCCTCGGCGCGGCCAGCGAGTCGCTGCTGCTCGCCGGGGTGGCGCGCAAGGCGTCACACATCTGA
- a CDS encoding Scr1 family TA system antitoxin-like transcriptional regulator yields MSRLSVEAQLVELGKLLVAARVERGLTQGELGDALGYTQPNISKMERGRTRVHPHLLDKWIDILEVAPAEAATMRQYNQASRADRVWNARRLAASPAWFHPVFEAEQEAAIVLKWTGERISGMLQTEDYMMEQFQAYGRTDVTDAVHERKLRAKLLDDYPERTYKFILSESAVHRLTRARTDNPYVALGQVRHLLGLARNHPGATIRFVPFDKGPLHVGPDFTILQFANNKLDRSFAETSNGVQTFMNESETYDTDLQSWESLSSVALSAEESAILLEEAEADLISTRTPAVRRPGDRLR; encoded by the coding sequence GTGAGCCGGCTTTCCGTCGAGGCCCAGCTTGTCGAACTGGGCAAACTTCTCGTCGCCGCCCGCGTCGAACGCGGGCTGACCCAGGGCGAACTCGGCGACGCCCTCGGCTACACGCAGCCGAACATCAGCAAGATGGAGCGCGGCCGGACCCGCGTCCACCCGCACCTGCTCGACAAATGGATCGACATCCTCGAGGTCGCGCCCGCCGAGGCGGCGACGATGCGGCAGTACAACCAGGCCTCCCGCGCCGACCGGGTGTGGAACGCCCGCCGCCTCGCGGCCAGCCCGGCCTGGTTCCATCCGGTGTTCGAGGCCGAGCAGGAGGCCGCGATCGTCCTGAAATGGACCGGCGAGCGCATCAGCGGAATGCTCCAGACCGAGGACTACATGATGGAGCAGTTCCAGGCCTACGGCCGCACCGACGTGACGGACGCGGTGCACGAACGCAAGCTGCGGGCCAAACTCCTCGACGACTACCCGGAGCGGACGTACAAGTTCATTCTCAGCGAAAGCGCGGTCCACCGGCTGACACGGGCGCGCACGGACAACCCGTACGTCGCGCTCGGCCAGGTCCGGCATCTGCTCGGCCTGGCCCGCAACCATCCCGGTGCGACGATCCGGTTCGTGCCGTTCGACAAAGGCCCGTTGCACGTCGGCCCCGATTTCACGATTTTGCAGTTCGCCAACAACAAGCTCGACCGTTCCTTCGCCGAAACGTCGAATGGCGTCCAGACGTTCATGAACGAGTCCGAAACCTACGACACCGATCTGCAATCGTGGGAATCCCTTTCGAGTGTCGCCCTTTCGGCGGAGGAATCGGCAATTCTTCTCGAAGAAGCCGAAGCGGATCTGATCAGCACCCGTACGCCCGCTGTCCGGCGGCCCGGAGACCGGCTACGCTGA
- a CDS encoding IS110 family transposase, with amino-acid sequence MSRSFGVFLGLDVGKDAHHAVGLTTEGERLHDGPLPNSEPKLRALFDTLAVHGPLLVVVDQPATIGALPVAVARAAGHQVAYLPGLAMRRIADLYPGRAKTDARDAFVIADAARSLPHTLRPVDVGDDALAELDVLIGFDDDLAGEATRIGNRIRGLLTGIHPALERAIGPRISHPAVLEILSRCGGPAGIAKAGRRKLTAIAKAHAPRMGERLVESITTALDEQTVTVPGTAAADTVLPRLADSLKTVLQQRKQVAEQVEEILDAHPLAGVLTSMPGIGVRTAARILLEIGDASSFASSAHLAAYAGIAPVTRSSGSSIKGEHPARTGNRKLKRAFFLAAFAALSDPTSRAYHDRKRAEGKKHNAALICLARRRCDVLYAMLRNGTHYRHPEPADQPAAA; translated from the coding sequence ATGAGCAGAAGTTTCGGGGTGTTCCTCGGCCTGGACGTCGGCAAGGACGCCCATCACGCGGTCGGATTGACCACCGAGGGCGAGCGGTTGCACGACGGGCCGCTGCCCAACAGCGAACCCAAGCTGCGGGCGCTGTTCGACACGCTCGCCGTCCACGGGCCGCTGCTGGTCGTGGTCGATCAGCCCGCGACGATCGGGGCATTGCCGGTCGCGGTCGCCCGCGCCGCGGGTCACCAGGTGGCCTATCTGCCCGGCCTGGCGATGCGCCGCATCGCCGACCTCTATCCCGGACGCGCGAAGACCGATGCGCGGGACGCGTTCGTCATCGCCGACGCCGCCCGCTCCCTGCCGCACACCTTGCGCCCGGTCGACGTCGGCGACGACGCGCTGGCCGAACTGGACGTGCTGATCGGCTTCGACGACGACCTCGCCGGCGAAGCCACCCGGATCGGCAACCGCATCCGCGGCCTGCTCACCGGCATCCACCCCGCTCTCGAACGCGCCATCGGCCCTCGGATCAGCCATCCGGCGGTGCTGGAAATCCTGTCCCGCTGCGGCGGCCCTGCCGGAATCGCCAAGGCCGGACGCCGCAAGCTGACCGCGATCGCGAAGGCCCACGCGCCCCGCATGGGCGAACGGCTGGTCGAGTCGATCACGACCGCGCTGGACGAGCAGACCGTCACAGTCCCTGGCACCGCAGCCGCCGACACGGTCCTGCCCAGACTGGCCGACAGCCTGAAAACCGTTCTCCAGCAACGCAAACAAGTCGCCGAGCAGGTCGAGGAGATACTCGATGCGCACCCTCTTGCCGGGGTCCTGACATCGATGCCCGGCATCGGCGTCAGGACCGCAGCCCGCATCCTGCTCGAAATCGGCGACGCCTCCAGCTTCGCCAGCTCCGCACACCTCGCGGCCTACGCGGGCATCGCACCGGTCACCCGCAGCTCCGGGTCCTCGATCAAGGGCGAACACCCTGCCCGCACCGGCAACCGCAAACTCAAGCGAGCGTTCTTCCTGGCTGCGTTTGCCGCCCTGTCCGACCCGACCAGCAGGGCCTACCACGACAGAAAGAGAGCGGAAGGCAAGAAACACAACGCTGCGCTGATCTGCCTCGCACGACGACGCTGCGACGTCCTCTACGCCATGCTCCGCAACGGCACCCACTACCGCCACCCCGAACCCGCCGACCAGCCCGCTGCGGCTTGA
- a CDS encoding DUF397 domain-containing protein, with the protein MSSYDPDTVSSSLDATAWQRPSACGGNGGDCVEVNLSDPDLVAVRDSKIGRSPALVFDNQEWEAFAGALREGQFDR; encoded by the coding sequence ATGAGTTCTTACGATCCGGACACCGTGAGTTCTTCGCTCGACGCCACCGCCTGGCAGCGGCCTTCGGCGTGCGGCGGCAACGGCGGGGACTGCGTCGAAGTGAATTTGAGCGATCCCGATCTTGTCGCGGTACGGGATTCCAAGATCGGCCGTTCCCCCGCGCTCGTCTTCGACAATCAGGAATGGGAGGCCTTCGCCGGAGCACTGCGCGAGGGGCAGTTCGACCGCTGA
- the add gene encoding adenosine deaminase: protein MLDPRAFVHALPKVELHVHLVGSASVDTVLALARRHPEADVPTDRAALEQFFAFRDFDNFLKVYWAVQSMLKDRDDIRTLVIGLAAELARQNVRYAEVTVTPYNHLLDGLPGDELLAGLVDGRAVAKTEHGVELAWCFDIPGEKGVRAGRETAVFALRERPDGLVSFGLGGPEIGVGRAQFEPFFTAAREAGLHSVPHAGETSGPATIWSAVHDLGAERIGHGTSCATDPALLAYLAEHRIPLEVCPTSNVRTRQVPSIAAHPVRRMLDHGLVVTLNTDDPPMFGATLEGEYLAVATTLGLRAAEVAALARNAVEASFLGEAAKAELLAEIDSVTLEAHAEPS from the coding sequence ATGCTTGACCCGCGCGCGTTCGTTCATGCCCTGCCCAAGGTCGAACTGCATGTCCACCTCGTCGGATCCGCCAGCGTCGACACGGTTCTCGCGCTGGCGCGGCGGCATCCGGAAGCCGACGTGCCCACGGATCGTGCTGCGCTGGAACAGTTTTTCGCGTTCCGCGACTTCGACAATTTCCTCAAGGTCTACTGGGCGGTGCAGTCGATGCTGAAGGACCGCGACGACATCCGCACGCTCGTGATCGGGCTGGCCGCGGAACTCGCGCGCCAGAACGTCCGCTACGCCGAAGTGACTGTCACGCCGTACAACCATCTCCTCGACGGCCTGCCCGGCGACGAACTGCTCGCCGGGCTTGTCGACGGCCGTGCCGTCGCGAAGACCGAGCACGGCGTGGAATTGGCTTGGTGCTTCGACATTCCCGGAGAGAAGGGCGTCCGGGCCGGCCGGGAGACCGCGGTGTTCGCGCTGCGGGAACGTCCGGACGGACTGGTCAGCTTCGGCCTCGGCGGCCCGGAAATCGGCGTCGGCCGGGCACAATTCGAGCCGTTCTTCACCGCCGCGCGCGAAGCGGGTCTGCACAGTGTGCCGCACGCCGGGGAAACGAGCGGCCCGGCGACGATCTGGTCGGCCGTCCACGACCTCGGCGCGGAACGCATCGGCCACGGCACCAGTTGCGCGACGGACCCGGCGCTGCTGGCGTACCTCGCCGAACACCGCATCCCGCTCGAGGTGTGCCCGACGTCGAACGTCCGAACCCGCCAGGTCCCCTCGATCGCGGCGCATCCGGTGCGGCGGATGCTCGACCACGGACTCGTCGTCACGCTCAACACCGACGATCCGCCGATGTTCGGCGCGACGCTGGAAGGCGAGTACCTGGCGGTCGCGACGACCCTCGGTTTGCGGGCGGCTGAGGTGGCTGCGTTGGCGAGGAACGCGGTGGAGGCTTCGTTCCTGGGGGAGGCGGCGAAGGCGGAGTTGCTGGCTGAGATCGACTCGGTGACGCTGGAAGCTCACGCGGAGCCGAGCTAG
- a CDS encoding helix-turn-helix domain-containing protein: MTAGPLGDFLHARRARLRPSDVGLADVGPRRRVAGLRREELAHLAGVSVSYYTRLEQGLSRGASAEVLDALARALQLDIHERAHLDRLADAARRTPQPRRPRPEKLADETRDLLRAVDSVPALVLGRRTDVLAWNTLGHALLAGHLDLAQRPNLSRMLFLDPHCRELYVDWKRKARAVVGNLRITVGKHPDDPLLAELIGELTMKSPEFVSLWRDHRVGPCDADSYELRHPLVGRVSVTQQTLSVARSPEQVLIVCTTPAGSASEEALTLLKQVSAPEPIRTATADATGSASVRPYPAAAQDH, encoded by the coding sequence ATGACCGCTGGCCCGCTAGGCGACTTCCTGCACGCACGACGCGCCCGGCTGCGCCCCTCCGACGTCGGCCTGGCGGACGTCGGACCGCGCCGCCGAGTCGCTGGCCTGCGCCGGGAAGAGCTGGCGCACCTGGCCGGGGTCAGCGTCTCGTACTACACGCGGCTGGAGCAGGGACTCTCCCGAGGCGCGTCAGCCGAAGTACTCGACGCGCTCGCGCGGGCCCTGCAACTGGACATCCACGAACGCGCTCACCTCGACCGTCTCGCCGACGCAGCCCGCCGCACTCCCCAACCGCGCCGCCCACGCCCGGAAAAGCTGGCCGACGAAACGCGCGATCTCCTGCGCGCAGTCGACAGCGTTCCCGCGCTGGTGCTCGGCCGCCGCACCGATGTCCTGGCCTGGAACACCCTCGGCCATGCCCTGCTGGCCGGGCACCTGGACCTGGCCCAACGCCCCAACCTGAGCCGGATGCTGTTCCTGGACCCGCACTGCCGCGAGCTGTACGTGGATTGGAAACGCAAGGCCCGCGCGGTGGTCGGCAACCTGCGCATCACCGTCGGAAAGCACCCGGACGACCCGCTGCTGGCCGAACTGATCGGCGAGCTGACCATGAAGAGCCCGGAGTTCGTCTCACTGTGGCGAGACCACCGGGTCGGACCCTGTGACGCCGACTCGTACGAACTGCGGCATCCGTTGGTCGGGCGGGTGAGCGTGACACAGCAGACGTTGTCGGTGGCTCGGTCGCCGGAGCAGGTGCTGATCGTGTGCACGACTCCGGCCGGGTCGGCTTCGGAGGAGGCGCTGACTTTGCTGAAGCAGGTCAGCGCTCCGGAGCCGATCAGAACGGCAACTGCCGACGCAACCGGTTCAGCCAGCGTTCGACCGTATCCTGCGGCTGCCCAGGATCATTAG
- a CDS encoding MBL fold metallo-hydrolase gives MDEIILGDVTVTRVKEFSGSVEMRPDQFFPDSPAGSWDEHRGWLAPDFWDPETGECQSAIQSWLLRSEGRTILVDTGVGNHKDRPYAPVWSRLDTGYLDRLAAAGISPEDVDVVVNTHLHIDHVGWNTRLDGRAWVPTFPNATYLMPLRDFEFWDPASENETVLGRGNQNVFEDSVAPVHQAGQARLWDGTYRIDKNLRLDLAPGHTPGSSVLTLDSGGDRALFVGDLVHTPLQIAEPETNSCFCEDPAEARATRRALLGRAVEDNALLFPAHFPGSGAAEVERDGTKFAIKKWAGFSRIS, from the coding sequence ATGGACGAGATCATTCTGGGCGACGTCACGGTCACCCGCGTCAAGGAGTTCTCCGGGTCGGTCGAGATGCGCCCGGACCAGTTCTTCCCGGACAGCCCGGCGGGCTCGTGGGACGAGCATCGCGGCTGGCTGGCCCCCGATTTCTGGGATCCGGAGACCGGCGAATGCCAGTCGGCGATCCAGTCCTGGCTGCTGCGCAGCGAGGGCCGCACGATCCTCGTCGACACCGGCGTCGGCAACCACAAGGACCGGCCGTACGCGCCGGTGTGGAGCCGCCTCGACACCGGCTACCTCGACCGCCTCGCCGCCGCTGGTATCTCACCCGAGGACGTTGATGTCGTCGTCAACACCCACTTGCATATCGATCACGTCGGCTGGAATACCCGCCTCGACGGCCGCGCCTGGGTGCCGACCTTCCCGAACGCCACCTACCTGATGCCGTTGCGGGACTTCGAGTTCTGGGACCCGGCCAGCGAAAACGAGACTGTGCTCGGACGCGGGAACCAGAACGTTTTCGAGGACAGCGTCGCTCCGGTGCACCAGGCCGGTCAGGCTCGGCTGTGGGACGGGACGTACCGGATCGACAAGAATCTGCGGCTCGACCTCGCGCCGGGGCACACTCCCGGTTCGTCCGTCCTGACGCTGGACTCCGGCGGCGACCGGGCGCTGTTCGTCGGCGACCTCGTGCATACCCCGTTGCAGATCGCCGAGCCGGAGACCAACTCCTGTTTCTGCGAGGACCCGGCCGAGGCGCGGGCGACCCGGCGCGCGCTGCTCGGCCGGGCCGTCGAGGACAACGCGCTCCTGTTCCCGGCGCACTTCCCCGGTTCGGGCGCGGCGGAGGTCGAACGGGACGGGACGAAGTTCGCGATCAAGAAGTGGGCCGGGTTCTCCCGGATCTCCTGA
- a CDS encoding carboxylesterase/lipase family protein: MSQQDNPVVETGAGAVRGQRGAAGELYRAIPYAAAPIGPGRFAPPAPHPGWSGLRDGTQPSPTAPQPVRDFGRLDLTPYFGPGWVPGEEYLTVDVRTPAADSGHRPVMVFVHGGGFVTGSTRAALYDGSAFARDGIVLVTVNYRLGIPGFLALEGAPDNRGLLDVVAALRWVRDSITAFGGDPGNVTVFGQSAGATLTGALLATPEANGLFRRAIVQSGSGTGAFTPEQARRVAAAAAAALGVEPTAAAFAEIPDERFLDILPALAGLDLRTATAADPLAGLSPFSLVLPVQPADSLVGDVDLLIGTNTEEGRLYLVPQGKSDDAADQLGELLFGAGTTRMARAHAEISPGRTYVYSFGYRSTALDGRLGAAHTVELPFVFDLADKPWLHGDTGLLGPDAAPAGLAAEVHAAWVAFAREGKPGWAAYDPQQPETHRFGG, translated from the coding sequence GTGTCTCAGCAGGACAATCCGGTCGTCGAGACCGGGGCGGGCGCGGTCCGCGGCCAACGCGGCGCGGCGGGCGAGCTCTACCGGGCCATCCCTTACGCGGCCGCTCCGATCGGTCCCGGCCGGTTCGCTCCGCCTGCCCCGCATCCGGGCTGGTCCGGACTCCGCGACGGGACCCAGCCGTCGCCGACCGCGCCGCAGCCCGTCCGCGACTTCGGCCGTCTCGACCTGACGCCCTACTTCGGGCCGGGATGGGTTCCTGGCGAGGAGTATCTGACGGTCGACGTTCGTACGCCAGCCGCGGACTCTGGTCACCGTCCAGTGATGGTTTTCGTGCACGGCGGCGGGTTCGTCACCGGGTCGACCCGCGCGGCGCTCTACGACGGCAGCGCCTTCGCCCGTGACGGCATCGTTCTCGTGACGGTGAACTACCGGCTCGGCATCCCGGGTTTCCTTGCCCTGGAAGGAGCACCGGACAATCGCGGGCTGCTCGACGTTGTCGCCGCGCTCCGCTGGGTGCGCGATTCGATCACCGCGTTCGGCGGGGATCCGGGGAATGTCACGGTGTTCGGGCAGTCTGCGGGAGCGACGCTCACCGGTGCGCTGCTCGCGACCCCGGAGGCCAACGGGTTGTTCCGGCGCGCGATTGTCCAAAGTGGAAGCGGCACTGGTGCGTTCACTCCGGAGCAGGCGCGACGGGTTGCGGCGGCTGCTGCCGCGGCGTTGGGTGTCGAACCGACTGCAGCGGCGTTCGCTGAGATCCCAGACGAGCGGTTCTTGGATATCTTGCCCGCGCTGGCCGGCCTGGATCTGCGGACCGCGACCGCGGCAGACCCCCTCGCTGGGCTCAGCCCGTTCAGCTTGGTCCTGCCGGTGCAGCCTGCCGACAGCCTGGTCGGCGACGTCGATCTGCTGATCGGCACGAATACCGAGGAGGGACGGCTTTACCTGGTACCGCAGGGAAAATCGGACGACGCCGCCGATCAGTTGGGTGAGCTGTTGTTCGGAGCTGGCACCACTCGCATGGCACGAGCGCACGCTGAGATCTCACCTGGCCGCACTTACGTCTATTCGTTCGGGTATCGCTCCACTGCTCTGGACGGTCGGCTCGGCGCCGCGCACACCGTCGAGCTGCCGTTCGTCTTCGACCTCGCCGATAAACCCTGGCTGCACGGCGACACCGGCCTGCTCGGTCCGGACGCCGCTCCGGCTGGTCTCGCGGCGGAGGTGCATGCCGCCTGGGTGGCGTTCGCGCGGGAAGGCAAGCCGGGCTGGGCGGCGTATGACCCGCAACAACCTGAGACGCACCGCTTCGGAGGCTGA
- a CDS encoding helix-turn-helix domain-containing protein, producing the protein MPNRRHLCWSGDDPIQGRWSLAHGEGVAAHQHVRGQLLYAASGLLATTTERGTWVAPADRISWTPPHFEHGHRAYGETELSILEVPAELCSALPSTPTVFTVSGLLRAAVLKLTGGATLRPDVGDRLLRVLVDELTELPEQSMYLPEPADDRLRAVTDLLRGNPAESATLGELGRTVGASERTLSRLFRGELGMSFSQWRSQLRVQHALVHLGQGRSVTDTALRCGWANPTSFIETFAAILGQTPGSYQAELRAAR; encoded by the coding sequence ATGCCGAACCGCCGCCACCTCTGCTGGTCGGGCGACGATCCCATCCAGGGCCGCTGGTCGCTGGCCCACGGGGAAGGGGTCGCCGCGCATCAGCATGTGCGGGGACAGCTGCTGTACGCGGCAAGCGGACTGCTGGCCACAACCACCGAACGGGGCACCTGGGTGGCACCCGCTGATCGCATCTCATGGACGCCGCCCCACTTCGAGCACGGCCACCGCGCCTACGGCGAGACCGAGCTCAGCATCCTCGAAGTGCCCGCCGAGCTGTGCTCCGCGCTCCCCTCCACACCGACGGTGTTCACCGTGTCCGGGCTGCTGCGAGCCGCCGTCTTGAAACTGACCGGCGGCGCGACGCTGCGCCCGGACGTCGGCGACCGGCTGCTCCGGGTGCTGGTCGACGAGCTGACCGAACTCCCCGAGCAGTCGATGTACCTGCCCGAACCAGCCGACGACCGGCTCCGCGCGGTCACCGATCTCCTGCGCGGGAACCCGGCCGAGTCCGCCACTCTCGGCGAACTCGGCCGGACCGTGGGGGCCAGCGAGCGGACGCTGAGCCGGTTGTTCCGCGGCGAGCTGGGGATGAGCTTCTCGCAGTGGCGGTCGCAACTGCGCGTCCAGCACGCGCTGGTCCATCTCGGGCAGGGCCGCTCGGTCACCGACACGGCGCTGCGATGCGGATGGGCCAACCCGACCAGCTTCATCGAGACCTTCGCCGCGATCCTCGGCCAGACTCCGGGGAGTTATCAGGCCGAGCTTCGCGCGGCGCGGTGA